The Corvus cornix cornix isolate S_Up_H32 chromosome 26, ASM73873v5, whole genome shotgun sequence genome includes a region encoding these proteins:
- the LAMTOR5 gene encoding ragulator complex protein LAMTOR5, which produces MEGTLEQHLEDTMKSPAVVGVLCTDSQGLNLGCRGTLSDEHAGIISVLAQQAAKLTSDPTDTPVVCLESDNGNIMIQKHDSITVAVHKLLS; this is translated from the exons ATGGAGGGGACGCTGGAGCAGCACCTGGAGGACAC CATGAAGAGCCCGGCCGTGGTGGGCGTCCTGTGCACCGACTCGCAGGGGCTCAACCTGGGCT GCAGAGGGACCCTGTCGGACGAGCACGCTGGCATCATCTCGGTGCTGGCCCAGCAGGCAGCCAAGCTCACCTCCGACCCCACTGACACGCCCGTGGTGTGCCTGGAGTCGGACAATGG GAACATCATGATCCAGAAGCACGACAGCATCACCGTAGCAGTGCACAAGCTGCTGTCCTGA